The window TGGGCGAATCGCTCGAAGGCTTGAGCACCACCGTGTTGCCGCTCACGATCGACGCCAGGGTCATCCCCGCCATGATGGCCGAAGGGAAGTTCCACGGTGGAATCACCGCCCCCACGCCCAGCGGGATGTAGCGCAGCACGTCCCGCTCGCCGGGAAGCTGCACCGGCATCACGATCTCGGAAAGCCGCAGTGCTTCGCGGCTGTAGTACTCGCAGAAGTCGATGGTCTCGCCCACGTCGCCGTCGGCTTCGGCAAAGTTCTTGCCCACTTCGAACACCAGCCAAGCCATATATTCGAACTTGCGCGCGCGCAGGATGTCGCCGGCACGCAGCACGATGGAGGCGCGCTCCTGCGCCGGGGTGCGGCTCCAGCGCTCGAACGCTTCCAGCGCCGCTTCCACCGCCGGCGCGGCGTGCTCGCGGCCCGCCTTCTGGTGCGTCCCCACCACCTCGGAAGGCTTGGCGGGATTGATGGAAGTGATCTTGTCCTTGGTGCGGACCCGTTTGCCGCCGATCACCAGGTCGTACTCGCGGCCCAGCTCGGCCCGCACTTTCTCGATGCCGGCCCGCATGGCGCGCGCGGCCTTCTCGTCCTTTGTGAAATCAATGGGCGGTTCGTTGCGGAACGGTCCCTCCGGCAGACGGAGCGACGGACGGGCAATCGCGACAGCCATCAGACACCTCTCGATGAGTCCCTAGAGCGGGAGATGAATACTGCGGAGTCTCTATTCTAGCATTCGCCCGGAGGGCTGAACCGGCCTACCGCATCGGCACGTCGCTCATGCGGAACTGGGTGCGGAAGTGTTCCGAAAGCAGGAAGATGGCGGGCTGGTTCTGGTGCGGGTCCGACTGTGCCAGGTAGCGGATGGCCTCAGCGATCATCCTCTGCCCTTCCAGAAACCGCGGGTCGGAGTTGCGCTGCCGCTTGCGTCGCGGAGATGGATTCGCAGGAAGTGTGAAAACTCTTGCCATGATTGCCTACTCTTCTTCCCCGGGCGTTAAAAAGAACACCTCGCCCTGCGGGCGGAAAATATGAATAAGCCGGAGTATAGCCGCCACACCTCGCACCACAAAGAACTTTCTCCGTGAAATTTAGAAGAACAGTTAACCCCTGAGGAACAAAGGAGATAAGCGACATCTGCCGGGTACAGCTGGTCGGGCTCTAGCCCTGCGGATTCACGAACTTGGTTTTGCTGGTGGTTTTCAGGCGAAAAACTTCTTCCGCCACCGGTTGATTCAGGCGGATGTTGTTGTAATGGGCCAGACGGTAGTCACCGGAAGGCTCGAAAAATTGCTGTCGCAGGGAAACGCCGCGCTCCGGGTCGATCCACAGCACGATGCGCTCGAACACGCCCCGCATTCTCTGCGTCTTGGGCTGCAACTCCAGCCGTGCGGTCTTCACGCCCTCGATCATCTCGCTGCCCGCGTGGCGCACCTCGAACGACTTCAACAGATCGTGTCCGCGTCCGCCGAAACCCAGCACCAGGAAGCTCTCCACCTCGTTCTTGTTCTTGCCCGTCGAATATTCGGTCACCTGGTCGATGCGAGGCTGATACAGCCGCACTTTGCCGTCGGCGAACAGCACGTACTTGCGATCGGGAACGGTGATCTCGGCCGCCATCTGGGTCTCCTGGCCGCGCCGCCGGAAATAAACCTTGCCCTTCTGGGTATCGGTTTCCTGCACCACGCGCTGGTACTGATCCCACACGAAATCGGCTTCCGCATTGCGGAACGACGCCGCGGCGGCGTCCATGCGGTCCAGCACAGCCTCAAGTTCGGAAGCCGGAGCGGGAGCGGCCATGGCACTGCTCCCCAGCGCCAGGGTCAACCAGATGCTTGCCAGTCGAAGAACACTCATGCAGCGATTCCTTCTCCTATTGCCTTTGTACCCAGACGTCGTAGGCCGTCAGTTTGCCAGCGGCGTCCTTCACCGGCGCATGTTTCACGATGTTGACTTCGCCCGCCATGGGTTCGATCACACGGCGCAGTCCCGCTTCCACCGCTTCTTCGTCGCCCTCGGGAACCGCCGAAGCGTCTACCCGATACACAAAACCGCCCTGCCCGTCGGGCCGGACGGTCACTTCACTTGGATGCGGTGCGCGCTCCACCGGTTTGTCGTTGAAATTGATCCAGAACGGCGAAAGGAATACGAACAGCACGATCAGCGTCACCATGACGTCGTACTGCCAGCTTCCGCGCGCATACTCCCACAGGATGAAGCTGCGGATTGTGCGCCATATGCGGCTCATGTCGGCGGAAACAGGTTCCTCGGAGCGGAAGGACTGCCGGTGCTTCCAGTCTAGATGCCGCG is drawn from Terriglobales bacterium and contains these coding sequences:
- a CDS encoding outer membrane lipoprotein carrier protein LolA, which produces MSVLRLASIWLTLALGSSAMAAPAPASELEAVLDRMDAAAASFRNAEADFVWDQYQRVVQETDTQKGKVYFRRRGQETQMAAEITVPDRKYVLFADGKVRLYQPRIDQVTEYSTGKNKNEVESFLVLGFGGRGHDLLKSFEVRHAGSEMIEGVKTARLELQPKTQRMRGVFERIVLWIDPERGVSLRQQFFEPSGDYRLAHYNNIRLNQPVAEEVFRLKTTSKTKFVNPQG